A portion of the Stigmatella aurantiaca DW4/3-1 genome contains these proteins:
- a CDS encoding methyltransferase domain-containing protein produces the protein MLNLLDMPRQALRDARARLRKHPLVNTLRSALPDGLSLSSPAPDDPALADAERVEAYRQAIGRYVKPGQVVVDVGAGMGLRTLLAAHRGPRRLYAVDPSRHLDTARWVARRHGLADNIDFVREDSGRFTPAEKKVDVLLHEQTGPSLFDAGLVSRLVSLRDRLLRPGGRILPHRFEVFIEPVQLRDEACLPFVWSQSLPSVDFSCLKTLREAMNPAYFTRLVRAYEVAHLLCEPEPVFRFDLETMKLGELPRHIHLQRSVARAGRLDGFCVFYRAAFDAETSFSVSPERGHNPSTLMLLRVDAREFSRSQVLRLDLELPDLEDVTSWRWRFE, from the coding sequence ATGTTGAACCTGTTGGACATGCCTCGCCAGGCATTGCGCGACGCGAGGGCGCGCCTGCGCAAACACCCACTCGTCAACACGCTGCGGTCCGCGCTGCCCGATGGACTGAGCTTGTCCAGCCCCGCGCCGGATGACCCGGCGTTGGCGGATGCCGAGCGGGTGGAGGCCTACCGCCAGGCCATTGGGCGGTATGTGAAGCCCGGACAGGTGGTGGTGGACGTGGGGGCGGGCATGGGGTTGCGCACGCTCCTGGCGGCGCACCGGGGCCCGCGCCGGCTGTACGCCGTGGACCCCTCGCGTCACCTGGACACGGCGCGGTGGGTGGCCCGTCGGCACGGGCTGGCGGACAACATCGACTTCGTGCGCGAGGACAGCGGGCGCTTCACCCCCGCCGAGAAGAAGGTGGATGTGCTGCTGCACGAGCAGACGGGGCCCTCGCTCTTCGATGCGGGGCTGGTGTCACGGCTGGTGTCGCTGCGCGACCGGTTGCTGCGTCCTGGGGGGCGGATTCTCCCCCACCGTTTCGAGGTGTTCATCGAGCCTGTCCAGCTCCGGGACGAGGCGTGCCTGCCGTTCGTCTGGAGCCAGAGCCTGCCCAGCGTGGACTTCAGCTGCCTGAAGACGCTGCGCGAGGCGATGAACCCCGCCTACTTCACGCGGCTGGTGCGGGCCTACGAGGTGGCCCACCTGCTGTGCGAGCCCGAGCCGGTGTTCCGCTTCGACCTGGAGACGATGAAGCTGGGCGAGCTGCCCCGCCACATCCACCTTCAGCGCTCCGTGGCGCGGGCCGGGCGGCTCGATGGGTTCTGCGTCTTCTACCGGGCGGCCTTTGATGCCGAGACGTCCTTCTCCGTCTCCCCGGAGCGCGGCCACAATCCGAGCACGCTGATGTTGCTCCGGGTGGATGCCCGCGAGTTCTCCCGCTCGCAGGTCCTCCGGCTGGACCTGGAGTTGCCAGACCTGGAGGATGTCACCTCCTGGCGCTGGCGCTTCGAGTGA